One Ctenopharyngodon idella isolate HZGC_01 chromosome 3, HZGC01, whole genome shotgun sequence genomic window, TGAAAAATACTTTTCCTATTAAGAATGAACAGAAAAATAGTTTATTCTGGAGAGTTTGATATTTGTGTTCAGTGAGGAAAAACAAATACTTTATGATCTGCATCTTCTGCTTTTTATGTTGGTGTTGTTCAGCATCCACATTGAATAGAACCAATTCAAAGAGTCCTTATTTGAATGATCATTATGatctatattaataaatgaaggTAAAACACTGTGTTTCAGGTACCAGTAGAGTGGATGATGCTCATGTGTTCATCGGTTCTGGTGAAAATGTCCGTCTGCCCTGTAATAATGCTCTTTCTGACTGTACAACAACTACATGGACCTACAGCAGACATTCAACAGCAGTTTCACTGATTGAATTAGGGATAAAGAagaaagacacagagagacatGAGAGACTGAGTCTGGGGTCTGACTGCTCTCTGAACATCAAGAACATCACAGAAGAAGATTCTGGATCTTACACCTGCAGACAATATGTGAATGACAAACAACAAGGAACTGATGCacgtgtttatctgcatgttctTCATGGTAAGTTTATGATTATGTGGTCAATTTAAAAAGAGCAGATTTTCCCTTTAATCTCACATGATGATTGAAGAGTCTGTGATTTGTGTCTTGTGTTCAGTTTCAGAgtctccatcatcatcatcatcatcatcatcatcatcctcacagACTGAGATCAGTCCAGGTCGctctgtgactctctcctgtcaGTTGTATTCATATACTAGATTCTCCTGTTATTATTTGGTCCGTTATGAGGGACTTCAGCTGTTGTGGGTGAATCAGGCTGGTGTTGATCTGAAGACAGACTCCAGATATCAGATATTATTCTCATCAGATCACTGTATCATCACTCTGACtacaacactcctgaatgaagaTGACAACAGAGAGTGGAGATGTCAGCTTACTCTCAGAAATCAACTCCAGACCTCAGTCAGATACACTGTCAAGAGTTCAGGTGAGAAACAACTATTACTACTGTAAAATATGATGTTAATGTCCTACAGATGAACATCTGAACATTCATCTTCTGATTCAACAACACTGATTCCAGTCAGCAGCTCAAACTCTGAGAAGAAATCAAGCCAAACTACAGCAGCAGCTCCTACACAAGGttcatgatcacatgatcactGTCACACATCATCAGTCTCTCACTTCACTGGTTCACACTGGCTTTAATTAATCCATCCTTTAATTTGTACAGAGAATCAGAAGTCATTAAATACTCCAAACTCTGAGAGGACAGCAGCTGCACAAACACCTGGATTTACTGAACAACAAGGTATTTATTCATGTCTTTCTCATTTCATTGGTTATTCTATGACATTTTGATACATATGAGTTATAACTATAATGTTTTCTTCTACAGTCTGTTGTCTGATGCATGAatataaaacaatcaaaataatcatAACACAGCTAGACTCTTTCATCACACATATGAATGACTGAACTGAGTTCATCATGTTAAATGGTTAAAATCATagtaagcatttattaaaatacaaatcatCATCTTTCAGAGCTGATCTGGACTACAGCGGTTtgtaaaagaaacattttgatGTTGTGCTCATTTACTAAAGTATGATTTTTGtatttccattttgtttttaatagttgtagCATCAACTACAGCAACAACACTGAATCCAGATGTCACACCAAACTCTCTGAATCAAGGTGTGTATGAACACACTCATTTCTGGAATCAGTCTCTAAATGTACTGAATCTTCATCTGATCACAAGCTTTGACTCGAgacatgtttaatttataatcCACATCACATTCTCATTTCACATTCTCTCACACATCACCTACAATCCAGAAACATTAAAACGAATGTGAAAAAACTATTAATGTCAAAGagacatcattttcattcagaCAGTCCTAAACAATCATGTCTGTACTGTAGAGAAAATGACCTCAGGAGACGTCAATATTGTACAGTGCAACTGACTGTTTTTGTTGCTGGAaactttagtttagtttagtttagtatAACTATTGTCTGTACAGATTTCCTGAACAGAAATTCATCTTTGACACTGGCATAGAAAATACATCCTAACAGACAATACTATAGATTCACATATcacataataaaacacatagaacacacacacacacacacacacacacacaaataaataataataataatacaatacaatatatatgtaTGCCCACACATATGcatacacatgtacacacacctCATGATAATACCTCAATTAAAAATTTGGTTTAAAACCGTCACTGCCAATGGTACAAATGATCTTTTATATAAGTTCTTTTTAGCCAGCGGTATACGCAGCCTGCGCCCCGAAGGTTAGGGCCTCAAAGCAGGAATGGAGTGGATGAATTTGGTCTGAATATACTGCGATAAAGTGTAAAAACAGCTCTTGCGTTGTACTCTGTTTCTGGCCGGTGATCTTATTTGCTTCATTAATTACtcgtgttaatttatttttctgtctcATTGTTAAATTACCATACcatgataaaatattatatgttaaaatactttcagtCATAGATCTATAAACAATAGTTAGGATATTCCTATCTATCCTGAAATCCCTTAGTTTCCTGAGTAGACCTAAATGCTGTCTTGCTTTCTTGTGTATATGGTCCACATTTTCCTGAAATGAGAGTTTACCATCAATGATTGtacctaaatatttaaaatttgctCTACCTTTACACCAGTAATTTGTTCATATGAGACACCAGCTGTACCGGTCCTATTTTTGTTCCCACAACATAGTTCCTTTGTCTTCTCAATGTTCAATTGTAGGTGACTATCATCAAACCACTGTACAAAACTTTCAGTATACTCAAAATAGGTTAAACTATTCGTGTCCAATTGGCAAGAGATTAAAACCAAGTCATCAGCGTATTTGATCAGGCTGAGATCAGCCCTATTACATTGAAGTTCATTAATATAGACAGAGAAAAGCAGAGGTGATAACACACATCCCTGTGGTAACCCCGAATTCAGAACTGTACAATCAGATGAGATTCCATTGACACAAACTTGTTGGGGTCTATTTCTTAAAAACTTTTCGATCCATAAAATCAACCAACTGCTTACACCTAAATCTTGCAatctttcttttaaaatttgCGGTTGTACAGTATTAAAGGCTGATGTAAAATCCATGAAAAGAATTCTGACATGAGCATTTGTTTTATCTAGGTGGTGCTGAGCCTTATGTAACAAGAGGCATCCACCGTGCTCCGATCGGgcatgtatgcaaattgtaatGGATCTACAAAGCCTTTAATTTGTGACATCAGTTCTTTACATAATATACGCTCCATGCGCTTGCACAGAATAGATGTTAGTGCACTTGGGCGAAAGTCTTTTAAAAGCTCTGACCTGAGGAGTTTTAGGTACTGGAATAACAGTGGCGTTTTTCCATGCTGCTGGTACAAAACCATTATATAAAAAGACCTGAAACAACCTAGTACAGACATGCCCATGTTGTTCTGCACACTCTTTTAATACAATGCCCTCAAGGCCATCTGGACCGGTGGctttatgtgttttttaattCTACGGAGCACTTTGGTAACCTCCCCTACCTCTATTCTCATAGCTTTAGATTCAGTGAGATTATCATTATTCACATTATTAACACCTGATGTATTATCAAATCgtgaataaaaaacatttaaattatttacaaagGTATAGGGGTCATCATCAACCAGTTGTACTTGTTTCTGTTGTCTACCCATCATTATGTTTAGTCCCCTCCATGCATCTCTGACATTACCACTTGTAAATTTCTTCTCAACTTTAATATAATAAGCCCTTTTTAGCTACAGATTTATGAACTGACAACATAGGACGATCACAGCTGTAATAAACTTACTGAAATTTCTATGAAATCCTCATCAAGTTCTTTACCTTTATttttcacctttatttatatagctcttttaacaatgcagattgtgtcaaagcagctttacagtgatagctggtatataattttggctgcacagcagctccagaagaaaatggtgtcattgtccagcttaagtaaattcagtactGAATGATCCTTTGTACAAATcagtagttattaatttagttaattcatCTATACATcggctctggagaaaacagtgatgtcatcatccagctcagctCAGTTCTCATACAATGAAGTCAATGCagacagatcaaaaacattgatgaATATCAAGTAATAAGGATAATTATGCTTTTAAATGTgccatttataattatatttgtaGGTGTTGTTTGTATATATTTGGTTAAACACAGTAATTCTGAATGTCTCTCTCTCAGTGACTGTGATTGTGATTGTTGTCGCTTCATTCGCTGTTCTCCTTCCTGCTCTTATTCTCTGGATGATTCGCAGAAAAAGAGACGGTGAGTTTTTACAGTTTCTCATATTATCAACAGACAAAAAGTCCAAAACACCTGATAAAATAAGCGTGTAATTTAGACAGAATTCCTCTTGGACAGAGTTTAATGTTTCTATTCTACAGCACCAGAATTCTTCTAAAATCAATATCATTCGAGACTGTATTATGTGTTTGATCATAAATATTCTCTTGACGTTATGTTTCAGATAACAGAAGAGGAACTGATGACTCTGAGGTGAGTATTGTAGGTCAATCCATGAGTTATTAGTGTTTATAAGCTCTGACCCTGAAATATGACACTCGTATTAGTCAGATTATATATTGACATGTTAGAGTATTTGTACTGTTCTCATTCAGTTGGCAGGGTTGTGGACTCGAGTCACATGACTTGGACTCAAATCCCAAATTTGATGACTTGCAACTCAACTTGACAATCAAAGATGACTTGCAACTTGACTTAGACTTTGACAACAATGACTTGCGACTTGACTCGGACTTGAGCCATCTGACTTGGAAAGTCATACACAGTtcctgccaatctcatgttaatcttaagtatctatagagtagtatagcattCTTCATATCGcagaaaagtctttagtttaatcatatttataaaacatacatacgctgtacagagtctttccgaaaacagccgagcacCTCGAGGCGTGTcctgtgagcggagctaaagccAGCTACTTCTGTAAAGCCgaacgcgcgttgatgggcgtgcttgTTCTCGAGCTCTGGTCGACATGTGCGTGCGTGCcaggagaagtgcccgtacaaggaattccacccCCGTTTACGTAACacaggccatactcgaaaaaaagaccCCGAAGTtcgtgaggatttggaagagtatttttggcacagaaatactctgtgtTACGCCCCGTTCTATTAAGAAAAGGGGCTGACGTGAGTTTGATGGATAACGGGGAAACCGACTCCAGCCGACAGATAACCACAGACATCAAAATAAGATCCACAAATGATTTATTAAGgtggaatacaaaaaaaataaaaataaaaaggagaAATAGCTTCAGGGTGCCCCAaggccaaaacaacaaacaaaatagcttacaaataaaataaataaataccctaacaaaagaaacaaaaatacaatcaaCTTCCCTAACTccctaaaataaacaaatgcaaacaaagtcaaaataaaTGGCAGGACACCCCTACGCTCGTAAAGCATAAACAAAAACTTAATTGAATCACttcaaacaaaaacaggaaCAGTGGTTCGAGATCTGCCGACGGGAGAAGGAATCCGGAGCTCCTCACGCCAGCAGGCCAACGCCAGAATGAGCTCGCCATCTTCCGAGAGTGCCACCCTTTTAAACGGAGCAGCCGCAGGCACAGCCAATGACGTTCTGTCCGCAGCAACCAATCCCTGCAcagacatttaaagaaaaaaaaattccacacaaaaacaaacaacaagacAGATGCCGTATATCGTAAcatccgtcatacgtccaactcatgttttgaaactttggacatgtttagcatgagaatccaactctttaacagtgtaaataagtcagaatacatgaaatagcattataccccccttTTAAGACTTGCAACTCGACTTGGACTTGCCTGTTTTGACTTGGGACTTGACTCGAGACTTGAATGCAAAGACTCGAGACTTACTTGTGACTTGCAAAACAATGACTTGGTCCCACCTCTCAGTCTGTCAAGTTCAGACTGACGGATAGGAATCTGGCTACAGCGGCCAATCTACTTTGAGTGTAACTAAAACAAACCAATGCACATTAGCATGCAATTATTTGCAGCAGCTGCTCTGCCTCTCAGTgcgggtatataatgagcagcaggtgcaatgCATTCCTTAggttttcgcttcggagccgagtGTTCACGAATGCTGTCTTTCAAAAAGAGTGTCTCTAAAAGAACGAGCAGCTCTTCAGAAAAACCTCTGGTCACGATCGCTGTCTCACGTGTCTGGGCGCCGAGCATGCTGAGCCGAGTATGCTGAGCATTCGTGGGTGAGTCATCCCCACGAAGATGACCATCTCGGAGTTGCGGTCAAAACTCCAGTTCCTAAAAAGGGACAGAATCCCAGTGTCGATGTTACGATCCAATCCTCCTCAGAGGGTTGCTTCAGGCAGTGGTGCTGGTGACCTGAGGATTACAGTGATCGCacttccttcggggaaccaaccccctagcaACCCTCATTCCTCCTGCACTTCACAGCCAGTAGAGCTGCAGAGGGAAAGTGCTGGACCATCTCAAAGGTGTGTACCAGCCGTATGCTTCGGGGCTCTCTCGGCCGATCGGATGTTGATCACTGCATCATAGGGTGAGCCAGACTTTTCTGGAGATGATGATTTGGCTGCGTTGCCTCCTTTGGGAACTGTAGCATTGCCCGAGTCAAATCCTGAAATGATGACTATGCTTTCCCAAACCAGCCTCTTCAGCGACGCGGTTGAGAACTTCGCTCAGTAGTTCTCGGCTGTACAGAAGCAGTCTGAAGCTATCAGGCATCCTGCCCCGGCGGTCAGCTGCTGCTTCCACCCATCCCAGAGGGCGTCCCCCTGCTGCCAGCCCCACTCCCGCGCTGCAGCAGCAGCCTCTATCCAAGCGGTGTCGATTGCAAGCAAGGCGACCAGCCCATTCATACCCGCGCCGAGGAGCCGGTAGCAAGTGGGGCGCCCAGTCCATCCAGGCCCCCACCAAGAAGGGAGGCAAAGCCAAAGGCAAGAGGCCCTAAGACGGGCAACCCAGAGATGGTTGGGACTGCTCATCAGGAGATGGTGACCGCACCACTCCCTCCCCTGGAGGAGGGATGGGTGATAAATCctttgtttccttttgtttatGTTACCCAAATTATCAATATAAGAGCATTTTCCTTTATCTCTGGGTCCGAAGGGGTCTCTTCAGGCAGACCCTGTTTAGTCCTCTATCACCCTCAGCAGCCGGACGTGGCAGAGCATCCAGCACCAGGCCTATACTctgttgtatccttgagaaccggatTTAGGATGGGtgccatatgtgtgaccctgcggggatcccatatgtgtaattccacggttgctcctaaacaaAGCCAGTGTCTTTCCCtttgggagaacccacctcttatcaggttggagtcaccccagtacTTCCATATGTAGCACAGCCCTATgtggttagtccatatgtacttcacATAACTCCTTCGGGGAAGAATATGGCTTCCAGTGGAAAGGGCGCGCTTCCTATTGTTATCCAACAGTCTCACTGAGTGAGTTGTgcggaacagcagtgatcgacactctctgtgtaAGCCCTGTCCCACCATCCTTTTAGGCAAGGGGGAGCAGGAGGCTTGCACAGAGCACTGGAAGGGGGCAGCGGCTGTGGCACTTTGGAcaccaatgtgcattggctcattTTAGTTACACttgaagtagattggcctctgtagcgagattcctatttgTCGGTCTctccgacgtacgtctccaacgagggttacctttgtaaccgagatgTTTCTGGTCTAAAACTCACagataagaataaaaatgatgGAACCAATGACCATCATTCAACATTTCCATTCATCCTACTGCCAGTGAACAATGATTCATCTTCAATCATTTGTgcatatttgtgtatatttgacaCTGTTGTActtttttcatatttccattGATGTTTAGGAGCAGACAGATGATCATGTGACTTATTCTGAGGTCACTGCGTACAGTAAAAACCAAGACAAAAAGAACAAGGTGAGAAACACTTCCTTGATGTTGTCCAGCTTCTCTCAACATGATagtttgtgttttcttctgaaTGTGTGTCATGAATTGAGCTCAAACATCATGCTGTAATAATTGTGTGTTGAAACAATAACTGTGATGTTCATTCAGGTTCGCTGTGATGATAAAGTGACTTATGCTTCCATCAGAGGAGCAAAAGCTGGATCTCaggaaaactgcagtgaactttaTGCCTCTGTGAACTAGAACCATCACAAATCAGTTAAAATTAAGAATATGAATATTACATAACTTACTCCTTATGGTTTCATTCAGTGCCATTATAAATACTTTCAATGTCTTTTACATGTTAACAAACAAACCCAAGTGATGCTCTGATTTATTTGTAGTTATTGGTTATTTTTCTCAGTTCAGCATGTTTTTTGTATAGTTTCTGTCTGCTTGTTGATCAGTTAATGCTAGTgtctttattattaattcagaGCTGCAGGTTTGTACAAAGTCTAGAAAATGAGGACACTTTTACTCTCTTATTCTCATTAAATCATCTATTTTATTGAGCGGTTAATTAACTGTCAGCTTGCACTAATTATGAAAACAGCCAAAGCTACTTGATGTTGTAACCCCggggtgtccaaacctgctcccGGAGGGCCACTGTCCCGCAGAATTTATCTTCAACCCCaaataaacacacctgattcagctaATCAAGGAGTTACTTGACATACTAGAAATTTCCAGTCAGGTGTGTTCAGGCAAGTTGGAGCTGAagtctgcaggacaatggccctccaggactgagtttggacagCCTGATGTAAGCGTTTATCACATGACAGGAATGATAATTTGGTGTTTGAACCATTTGAGCAGCTGCTTTCAGCAATTcttgtaatattatattttatttgtcaataataaaatagtctatgtcaaacatgtttttatggtgaaatatattttccatCACTACACACATTTTCTTGAGCAGACTCTGTAGACGAGACACAGAAACCTCATGCAGTTCTGGTAAGATGGAACTGATTATAAATGAAATCAATCTATTActtcaattattttaatattctgtgAACCTCAGATGATTCATAAACATTTGAATACCTGAATGCATTTCatacataacattttggatACTGTCTATTAgtagatattttacatttcaatGTCTGTGACAGTTTCAGTTTGAGCGTCAAGCGTCGGTTTGGcttgtcagggcaactttggacccagactcTGCCTatgtgagccaaccccgcagtctgctttcgtcacaACTAATTCGtcgcgtcggcttggtgtgttccgggctttactAACACAACAAGCACAAAATCACTCATTGACTTAAACTAAATAGAGAAGGTACTTTGTACTGAGAAACTCTCAAAAAGTGGTGGTAGAACCTCTGGTGCTCAGTAGACTAAATTTTAGATGTGCAGGTACTGTGTACCACTGAGTATCCATCCACTTCAAGCACTGACTGCAGAAATGATTTCATCAGCCTCAGGCGTGAGAAACTCCAGATGCAACAGTCATCTCTAAAACCAGTGTGGTCAAACTAACACACACTTTTTCTTCTGTCCTCTTTGTGTTCTagtgttttcaaaactgtttgcATGACCATTTGtctagttttatattttcagagcTGTGATCTCACTGTTGAGGTCTGCAAACATGTT contains:
- the LOC127510247 gene encoding uncharacterized protein LOC127510247 — encoded protein: MKVKHCVSGTSRVDDAHVFIGSGENVRLPCNNALSDCTTTTWTYSRHSTAVSLIELGIKKKDTERHERLSLGSDCSLNIKNITEEDSGSYTCRQYVNDKQQGTDARVYLHVLHAVTVIVIVVASFAVLLPALILWMIRRKRDDNRRGTDDSEEQTDDHVTYSEVTAYSKNQDKKNKVRCDDKVTYASIRGAKAGSQENCSELYASVN